A single window of Vibrio campbellii CAIM 519 = NBRC 15631 = ATCC 25920 DNA harbors:
- a CDS encoding DUF4402 domain-containing protein encodes MNTFVKITALSALTFSSMNAFAVSDTFDATLEVKQAITMTRTSNLDFGIITSDRTTDIVIAQGDAGAATFTIDGGAGEVVDVAIAGTNLVNGANNVAATFDFSPTLTLTGGTAELKIGGTAEVSTATLVAGTYSASVPVDVTYQ; translated from the coding sequence ATGAATACATTTGTTAAAATTACTGCGCTATCTGCTCTCACCTTTTCATCAATGAACGCTTTTGCCGTGAGCGATACTTTTGACGCGACTCTAGAAGTAAAACAAGCGATCACTATGACCAGAACGTCGAATCTTGACTTCGGTATTATCACTTCAGACCGTACGACAGATATTGTGATTGCTCAAGGCGACGCTGGCGCTGCGACCTTCACTATCGACGGCGGTGCTGGTGAAGTCGTTGATGTTGCTATCGCTGGTACTAACCTTGTAAATGGTGCAAACAACGTTGCAGCGACCTTTGATTTCTCTCCTACACTGACGCTAACAGGCGGTACAGCAGAGCTTAAAATTGGCGGTACAGCAGAAGTATCAACAGCGACACTTGTTGCTGGTACGTACTCTGCAAGCGTTCCAGTTGATGTTACTTACCAGTAA
- a CDS encoding molecular chaperone, whose product MKHLILLLTTVIISLPIHAQLLIAPTRLVLNADQSVTEKIIVENSSDKPIRLEIKPVYRPITLRGVTRTDKNIAQTEDIAEWIKVSPPVIRELKPNQRRTIRLRFSALPADKDNGEYRAYLWFSPITLAQGQTTDSQSTGPSFNLDFRVNSYIPVYAQRGEIKQDVSFQCESGELRIQNKGKYQFNAMLNTENLQEKLVLLRQSELVRSLPAKTKVLITQDEQSLHECTL is encoded by the coding sequence ATGAAGCACCTAATTCTACTGCTGACAACAGTGATCATCTCGCTACCTATTCATGCGCAACTGTTGATTGCTCCGACCCGCTTGGTGCTGAATGCAGATCAGTCAGTGACCGAGAAGATTATCGTTGAAAACAGCTCGGACAAGCCCATTCGACTTGAAATCAAACCGGTTTATCGCCCTATCACTTTGAGAGGCGTCACCCGCACCGATAAAAACATCGCGCAAACAGAAGATATTGCGGAGTGGATTAAAGTCTCTCCACCTGTCATTCGTGAATTAAAGCCAAACCAACGACGCACCATTCGCTTGAGATTTAGCGCCTTACCAGCAGATAAAGACAATGGTGAATATAGAGCGTATTTGTGGTTCTCTCCGATCACGTTGGCCCAAGGCCAAACCACAGACTCCCAAAGCACGGGCCCCTCTTTTAATCTCGACTTCAGAGTGAACAGCTATATCCCTGTATATGCACAACGTGGCGAGATAAAACAAGACGTGTCCTTCCAGTGCGAAAGCGGCGAGTTACGCATTCAAAATAAAGGCAAATATCAATTTAACGCGATGCTAAACACTGAAAACCTTCAAGAAAAGTTGGTACTACTTAGACAATCAGAGCTTGTGAGATCGCTACCGGCTAAGACTAAAGTTCTGATCACACAAGACGAACAATCACTACACGAATGTACCTTGTAA
- a CDS encoding carboxypeptidase-like regulatory domain-containing protein, producing the protein MLFALSFPLFANEPSQLSLYPAHIEVRLGNVGDSFYRVMMDDEEEPYLPIESSIAYLLEMHGDCVQQRCEIHLPQDMARETPAFIIDLAHSVCYRSNSPQQPIQVLNYEQEWLIHWRSLNDCLPVKARWYIEDYQLIIDKGYKSPSELEEEIQKLKRDSREKAKQLEKLARQPVVRPLSTLGFSTRLSATASYESDNKEGGYLLSDSLMSTENWIGQLSIDSREDQPVAYYNFTLAPPNNSNQVELGHVLLDGGLYSNPVILENGVHYTNHETTPKFGDLQLERTTQPNINIDVLVNGIYQSSYRSDDFGRFVIEENNIAPGDTLTFRYYLAKGVWQQEEVVIAGLDGGFLPKGKWGVDAIVDFEGAKVGAGIIEYGIDDYLTFGTTALIADHDTLLAFQTRYLPSHWLAMQVGWIPELQRFPIELDMQFGRAQSLSLELNKSANFTRNSDLYDALKYSYSGAYYNAYLDLRHEDGGYKISPQVSMKVARNLFLRYESNYTHDKKENVDEFLHTIELAKNGFSDTSWRVKGAWDKSGSLDQTEASLRNICTDCWLNHGQYFEEVMSNLSASYNNTDLELSATVEARVNSNFKIKLFGNHEHYGVELTTEAAVRSHFDENIAELLDWSKYSFAKLVGTVVDQQGNAIPNVSLRVLDQFAMSDENGEFVFHQVPAHDNLSIYVDESALDLNLTTQHNPILVNTRQAGITQISVVLIASFGVDGVIEGQLESNSYLHFKHIANDMEFSSKIEEDGFYMVEGLTSGLYLITLENGQQKRMMQAHLDNEFWISGLNYQVSDFY; encoded by the coding sequence ATGCTCTTCGCCCTCTCTTTTCCATTATTCGCCAACGAACCATCGCAGTTATCCTTGTATCCTGCGCACATTGAAGTTCGGTTAGGCAATGTAGGAGACAGTTTTTATCGTGTCATGATGGACGATGAGGAGGAACCCTACCTGCCTATCGAGAGCAGTATTGCTTACTTATTAGAAATGCATGGAGATTGTGTTCAACAGCGATGTGAAATTCACTTGCCACAGGACATGGCACGAGAGACTCCGGCCTTCATTATCGACCTAGCCCACAGTGTGTGTTACCGGTCTAACTCGCCACAACAGCCCATTCAGGTCCTCAATTATGAACAGGAATGGCTCATCCACTGGCGTAGCCTGAACGATTGCTTACCCGTTAAAGCTCGATGGTACATCGAAGACTATCAACTCATCATCGACAAGGGCTATAAGTCTCCCTCAGAGCTGGAAGAGGAAATTCAAAAGTTAAAACGCGACTCTCGCGAAAAAGCCAAACAACTTGAAAAGCTAGCAAGACAACCTGTGGTCAGGCCGCTATCAACGTTGGGGTTCTCCACACGCCTTTCCGCAACCGCGTCATATGAGAGCGATAACAAAGAAGGAGGATACCTTCTCTCTGACTCGCTGATGAGCACTGAGAACTGGATAGGTCAGCTGTCTATTGACTCACGGGAAGATCAACCTGTGGCTTACTACAACTTCACGCTCGCCCCACCAAACAATAGTAATCAAGTTGAACTCGGGCATGTGTTACTAGATGGCGGCCTCTACTCCAACCCTGTGATTCTAGAAAATGGGGTTCACTACACCAATCATGAAACAACACCTAAATTTGGCGATCTGCAACTTGAACGAACAACGCAGCCAAACATCAACATCGATGTGTTGGTCAACGGGATTTATCAAAGCTCCTATCGCTCTGATGATTTTGGGCGCTTTGTCATCGAAGAAAACAATATCGCGCCAGGTGACACACTCACGTTTCGCTATTACTTGGCGAAAGGCGTTTGGCAGCAAGAGGAAGTCGTTATCGCAGGCTTGGATGGCGGTTTCCTTCCGAAAGGAAAGTGGGGAGTAGATGCCATCGTCGACTTTGAAGGCGCCAAAGTTGGAGCGGGTATCATCGAGTATGGCATAGATGACTATCTAACCTTTGGAACCACCGCGTTGATCGCGGATCACGACACGCTGCTGGCTTTCCAAACACGATATCTTCCGAGCCACTGGTTGGCAATGCAAGTGGGTTGGATTCCTGAATTACAGCGCTTCCCTATTGAGCTAGATATGCAGTTTGGCCGCGCCCAATCGTTAAGCTTGGAGCTCAACAAGTCTGCGAATTTCACACGGAATTCCGACTTGTACGACGCCTTAAAATACAGCTATTCAGGCGCTTACTATAATGCCTATCTGGATCTAAGGCATGAAGACGGTGGCTATAAAATCTCGCCTCAAGTCAGTATGAAAGTCGCTCGTAATCTTTTTCTCCGCTATGAATCTAATTACACCCACGATAAGAAAGAGAATGTCGACGAATTCTTACACACTATCGAACTCGCCAAAAATGGCTTTTCAGATACCTCATGGCGTGTGAAAGGGGCATGGGATAAATCCGGCTCTCTCGATCAGACTGAAGCTTCATTACGAAATATTTGTACCGATTGCTGGCTCAACCACGGGCAGTACTTCGAGGAAGTTATGTCGAACCTGTCTGCCAGCTATAACAATACTGATCTCGAATTGTCCGCAACGGTCGAAGCTCGGGTGAACTCAAACTTCAAAATCAAACTGTTTGGCAATCATGAACATTACGGTGTCGAGCTTACGACGGAAGCCGCGGTTCGCAGCCATTTCGATGAAAACATTGCCGAGCTATTAGATTGGAGCAAATACAGTTTCGCAAAACTCGTTGGTACCGTCGTCGATCAACAAGGCAACGCAATCCCGAATGTGAGTTTGCGCGTGCTCGATCAGTTCGCCATGAGCGATGAAAACGGCGAGTTTGTTTTTCACCAAGTTCCTGCCCACGATAATCTCTCCATCTATGTTGATGAAAGTGCACTCGACCTTAACTTAACCACGCAGCACAACCCCATTCTCGTAAATACGCGCCAAGCAGGGATCACACAGATATCCGTGGTTTTGATCGCCTCTTTTGGCGTTGATGGCGTGATAGAAGGCCAACTCGAAAGCAACAGCTACCTGCACTTTAAACACATAGCCAATGATATGGAGTTCTCAAGCAAGATTGAGGAGGATGGCTTTTATATGGTGGAGGGGCTAACGTCTGGGCTCTATCTCATTACTTTAGAAAACGGCCAACAAAAAAGAATGATGCAAGCGCATCTCGACAATGAGTTTTGGATAAGCGGACTTAACTACCAAGTTTCCGACTTCTATTGA
- a CDS encoding DUF4402 domain-containing protein produces the protein MPLKVAFYLWLFLFTHQSCLALTIVPENMGISFPGTYLSGRGQNAVSSPAHNQLYVVRFYVEGEPGKKITVTVPNNQYLNHDKTSRKIKIRRIFYGCGLSKRGRTKINSNGRSKLLCIGAKIRIGAKIPAGNYSGTIPFEVNYR, from the coding sequence ATGCCATTAAAAGTCGCTTTTTATTTATGGTTATTTTTATTTACCCACCAAAGTTGCTTGGCATTGACGATCGTACCAGAAAATATGGGTATCTCTTTTCCAGGAACATATTTATCTGGACGAGGACAAAATGCGGTTTCTAGCCCTGCCCACAATCAACTGTATGTTGTCCGTTTTTATGTTGAAGGTGAACCAGGGAAAAAAATTACCGTCACCGTACCTAATAACCAATATCTTAATCATGACAAGACATCTCGAAAAATTAAGATACGTCGAATTTTTTATGGGTGTGGTTTATCTAAACGCGGGCGCACAAAAATAAACAGCAATGGAAGAAGCAAATTGTTATGTATCGGCGCAAAGATTCGGATAGGCGCCAAAATTCCAGCTGGCAACTACTCTGGCACCATTCCTTTTGAGGTTAATTATCGATGA
- a CDS encoding DEAD/DEAH box helicase yields the protein MGFTSLGLSAPILKAIQEKGYDTPSPIQAQAIPAVLEGKDVMAAAQTGTGKTAGFTLPILERLSNGPRVRSNHIRALVLTPTRELAAQVQENVFMYSRHLPLTSAVVFGGVKINPQMLRLRKGADVLVATPGRLMDLYNQNAVKFDQLEMLVLDEADRMLDMGFIRDIRKILELLPKQRQNLLFSATFSNEIRDLAKGLVNNPVEISVNPANSTARTVEQCIYPADVKKKAPMLVKLIKDGDWKQVLVFTKTKHGANRLAKFLIDQKITAAAIHGNKSQGARTKALADFKSGEVRVLVATDIAARGIDIPQLPQVVNFELPKVAEDYVHRIGRTGRAGEVGKAISLVCALEASELFAIERLIQQLLPRKELEGYAPTNVLPESKLDTRPIKPKKPKKPKKPKAEGENGQTAEKKNSDGNNKPKRRFNSDNKNGKGENKSGKGGAGKPKGNRDGQARSNGKPSGNKPNSNQSGANKPGANKNGNGGKPSGNRKPNSGKPAGAKPSNGKPSGQRRKPRPQAAK from the coding sequence ATGGGTTTTACCTCGTTAGGTCTATCTGCTCCAATCCTTAAAGCTATTCAGGAAAAAGGCTACGACACCCCTTCGCCAATTCAGGCACAAGCAATTCCTGCGGTATTGGAAGGGAAAGACGTAATGGCAGCAGCACAGACTGGTACAGGTAAAACGGCAGGCTTTACGCTTCCGATTCTTGAACGTCTGTCGAACGGACCACGTGTACGCAGCAACCACATCCGCGCATTGGTGCTAACCCCAACACGTGAGCTTGCTGCGCAGGTACAAGAAAATGTATTCATGTACAGCCGCCACCTACCTCTAACAAGCGCAGTGGTATTTGGTGGTGTGAAGATCAACCCACAAATGCTTCGCCTACGTAAAGGTGCGGACGTATTGGTTGCAACACCAGGTCGTCTAATGGACCTATACAACCAAAACGCAGTGAAGTTCGACCAACTAGAAATGCTAGTACTGGACGAAGCAGACCGCATGCTAGATATGGGCTTCATCCGTGACATTCGTAAGATTCTAGAGTTGCTTCCAAAACAGCGCCAGAACCTATTGTTCTCAGCAACGTTCTCAAACGAGATCCGCGACCTTGCAAAAGGTTTGGTTAACAACCCGGTTGAGATTTCAGTAAACCCTGCAAACTCAACAGCACGCACTGTAGAACAATGCATCTACCCAGCAGACGTGAAGAAGAAAGCGCCAATGCTGGTCAAACTGATCAAAGACGGTGACTGGAAACAAGTATTGGTGTTTACCAAAACCAAGCATGGCGCGAACCGCTTAGCCAAGTTCCTAATCGACCAAAAGATCACGGCAGCGGCGATTCACGGTAACAAGAGCCAAGGCGCACGTACTAAAGCACTGGCTGACTTTAAATCTGGCGAAGTTCGTGTATTAGTTGCAACAGACATTGCTGCACGCGGTATCGATATTCCTCAGCTTCCTCAAGTGGTTAACTTTGAGCTGCCAAAAGTGGCAGAAGACTACGTTCACCGTATCGGTCGTACTGGTCGTGCTGGTGAAGTGGGTAAAGCGATTTCTCTAGTGTGCGCACTTGAAGCATCAGAGCTGTTTGCGATTGAACGTTTGATTCAACAGCTGCTTCCTCGTAAAGAACTGGAAGGCTACGCACCAACGAACGTATTGCCAGAGTCGAAGCTTGATACTCGCCCTATCAAGCCAAAGAAACCGAAAAAGCCTAAGAAGCCAAAAGCAGAAGGTGAAAACGGTCAAACAGCTGAAAAGAAAAACAGCGACGGTAACAACAAACCAAAGCGTCGTTTCAACAGTGACAACAAAAATGGCAAGGGCGAAAACAAATCAGGCAAAGGCGGCGCTGGTAAGCCAAAAGGCAACCGTGACGGCCAAGCTCGCTCAAACGGCAAGCCAAGCGGTAACAAGCCGAATAGCAACCAGTCTGGAGCGAACAAACCGGGCGCAAATAAAAACGGTAACGGTGGCAAACCATCAGGTAATCGCAAGCCTAACAGCGGCAAACCAGCAGGCGCAAAGCCTTCAAACGGTAAGCCATCAGGACAACGTCGCAAGCCACGTCCGCAAGCTGCTAAGTAA
- a CDS encoding formylglycine-generating enzyme family protein: MKNRWLGMACVLPLLVACDSESSAIPVSSETVSQQQIDTIVSNINKLYPEATPEQKLRAAKTVVRAIEELVFVEGGSFEMGDFGAPCDPPSRTPNRMDWSPDVQCLSNPSSGETGAYNLNKVTLDSYSIAKLETRFVDMEWMRWINKLPVAEDDSRDRTHIPRDSVKYKFLLEDRQKAAASAKQWQEAKDYCQWLGDVSALPFDLPTEAQWEYAARNRGEKVYFATNNGYAQLQGGDYFDPASGRYIDYTDEEVNAAKRIEDVDAYPPNTLGVAGMSNQISEWVNDWYAKDYYLVSPEHNPQGPESGTEKVRRDAAGTTMVFSRIHDLPELEGYFASVSFRCALQQTTPAK, from the coding sequence ATGAAAAACAGATGGTTAGGTATGGCTTGCGTGCTTCCTTTATTGGTTGCATGTGATAGCGAAAGTTCGGCAATCCCAGTGTCTAGCGAGACCGTCTCTCAACAGCAAATCGATACGATTGTGTCGAACATCAATAAGCTTTATCCAGAGGCAACTCCAGAGCAAAAGCTGAGAGCAGCCAAAACCGTAGTTCGAGCTATTGAAGAACTTGTGTTTGTTGAAGGCGGGAGCTTTGAGATGGGCGATTTCGGTGCTCCTTGTGATCCACCAAGTCGTACACCAAATCGTATGGATTGGTCACCGGATGTACAATGTTTGAGTAACCCATCCAGCGGTGAAACAGGGGCTTATAATCTAAATAAGGTAACCTTAGACTCGTATTCTATTGCAAAACTTGAAACGCGTTTTGTCGATATGGAGTGGATGCGATGGATCAATAAGCTGCCAGTGGCAGAAGATGACTCTAGAGATCGCACTCACATCCCTCGAGACTCTGTTAAATATAAATTCTTGCTAGAAGATAGACAAAAGGCTGCCGCTTCAGCAAAGCAGTGGCAGGAAGCGAAAGACTACTGCCAGTGGTTAGGTGATGTCAGCGCCTTGCCATTTGATCTGCCCACAGAGGCACAATGGGAGTATGCCGCCAGAAATCGTGGAGAAAAGGTGTACTTCGCCACCAATAATGGCTATGCCCAACTCCAAGGAGGCGATTACTTTGATCCGGCCTCAGGTCGTTATATTGATTATACCGATGAAGAGGTGAATGCAGCTAAGCGTATCGAAGATGTGGATGCGTACCCTCCTAACACCCTAGGTGTGGCGGGCATGTCTAACCAAATAAGTGAGTGGGTTAATGATTGGTATGCTAAAGATTATTATCTTGTTTCACCAGAGCATAATCCGCAAGGTCCTGAGTCAGGTACAGAAAAAGTACGTCGTGATGCTGCGGGAACGACCATGGTCTTTTCACGTATCCATGATCTTCCTGAATTAGAAGGATACTTTGCATCGGTGAGCTTTCGTTGCGCGCTTCAGCAAACCACGCCAGCTAAGTAA